The DNA region CGCAGCCCGGCGGACCAGGCGTGCAGCCAATGGCGACCGGCGACTGCCCGGATGGCCACTTCCCGTTCCAGGGCATGTGCCACCCCCTGCCACAGGGGTTCCTGCCGGACGCCCAGTAGCCCGGAGCTGCTGTCTGGGGGACGCTGTCCTTCACGTCAGCTGTCCCCCAAGACCTCCCGCCAGGGGAATTAAATTCCCCCGGACCCCAATAGTTGGGTCCAGGGAGCTAAGCTCCCTGGCGGGGTGCCGAGGGGCAGAGCCTCTCGGTGCGGGACGGTGTCTAGCCTTCCACCAGTGTCTTCAGCGTCTCGAAGGCGGCGTTGATGCCGGATGCGTCGGTACCGCCGGCCTGGGCCAGGTCCGGACGGCCGCCGCCGGAGCCGCCCACTTTTTCGGCCACGGGCTTGATGAGCTGGGGGGCCGTAAAGTGGTCGTGCAGGTCCTTGGAGACGTAGAGGATGAGCGGCACCTTGCCGTCGTTTTCGGTCACGAGGCAGGCCACGCCCGAGGGCAGCTTGGAGCGCACGTCGTCCATGATGTCGCGCAGGGCCTTGACGTTGGGGGCGTCCACGCGGGCGGCCAGCAGCTTCACGCCGTTGACGTCCTGGAGGTCGTCCATGATGTCGCCGCCCTTTGCCGAAGCGGCCTTGGCCGCGAGCTTTTCGTTGTCCTTGGCGAGCTTCTTCAGCTCATCCTGCAGGGTTCTGATCCGCTTGACCACGTCCTCGGGCGCGGCGGAGCGCAGCTTGAGCGCGCCGGCCACGTCGTGCACGGCGGAGCGCTGCTGCTCGTAGTAGTCCAGGGCGTTCCAGCCTGTGGCGGCCTCGATACGCCGCACGCCGGCGGCCACGCCGGACTCGGACAGGATGACGAAGGGGCCGGCCTGGCCCGTGGAAGTGAGATGCGTGCCGCCGCACAGCTCGGTGGAGAAGTTCGGGACTTCGACCATGCGGACCTCTTCCTCGTACTTCTCGCCAAAGAGAGCCATGGCGCCGCGGGCCACGGCTTCTTCATAGGAGAGCACGCTGGTGCAGACCGGGGCGTTGGCGAGAACGGCACGGTTGACCTCGCGCTCCACGGCCGCGATTTCCTCAGGCGTGAGGGCGGCGATGTGGGTGAAGTCGAAGCGCAGGCGGTCCGGACCCACAAGGGAGCCGGCCTGCTTGACGTGCTCGCCCAGAACCTTGCGCAGGGCGGCGTGCAGCAGGTGTGTGGTGGTGTGGTTGCGCGCAGTGGCCAGACGGGGGCCTTCCTCCACCACGAGCTCGGCTTCCTGGCCTTCGGCGATCTCGCCGTCTTCCACGGTGATGACGTGGGCGGTGAGGTGCGGGTTGGGCTTCAGGGCGTTTTCCACCGTGGCGCGGCCGCCGGGGGTGACGACTGTGCCGGTGTCGCCGAGCTGGCCGCCGGACTCGCCGTAGAAGGGCGTGGACTCGGTGACCAGGTAGCCTTTGCTGCCGGAGGCGAGTTGCTCAACGCGGGCACCGGACTCGTCGAGCAGGGCGATGACGCGGGACTTCTCAGCCAGTGACTCGTAGCCGGTAAAGCCGGAGCGTACACCTTGTTCGAGCAGGGTGTGGAACACGGAGCCCAGGTCGGCTTCGCCGCTGCCTTTCCAGGCGGCCTTGGCGCGTTTGCGTTGGCTGGCCATGTGCTCATTGTAGCCGTTCTCGTCTACGGTAAATCCTTGCTTCTCTGCGATATCGTTGACGATATCGATGGGGAAGCCGAACGTGTCGTAGAGCTTGAAGGAGAACTCGCCGGAGACCTCGCGCTTGCCGTTCTCCTCGGCGATGCGTTCCAGCTCCTCGTTGAGCATGGCCAGGCCCTTGTCCAGGGTCAGGCTGAAGCGTTCCTCTTCCTCGCGCACGACCTTTTCCATGAAGTCCTTGCGCTCCACGAGATCGGGGAAGGCGTCGCCCATGAGCCGCACGACCTCGAAGGCGGTTTTGTGCAGAAAGGGGTCGCGCAGGCCGAGCAGCCGGCCGAAGCGGAAGGCGCGGCGGATGAGCCGGCGCAGCACATAGCCGCGGCCCTCGTTGGAGGGCAGGATGCCGTCGGCGATCATGAAGGCAATGGAGCGGCTGTGGTCCGCGATGACGCGGTGGGCCGTGCCCGTCTCCTCGGCGGTGTTGTAGGCCACGCCGGAGAGCTTGGCCGTGTAGCCCATGATGTCCTGGAAAAGATTGATGTCGAAGTTGGAGTACACGCCCTGGCACACGGCCGCGACGCGCTCCAGGCCCATGCCCGTGTCGATGGAGGGCCGGGGCAGGGGTACGCGCTCGCCGCTTTCGAGCTGGTCATACTGCATGAACACGAGGTTCCAGATCTCCAGGAAGCGGTCGCACTCGCACACGCCGATGCCGCAGTCCGGGCCGCAGGCCACGTGCTCGCCCTGGTCGTACATGATTTCGGAGCAGGGGCCGCAGGGGCCGGTGTCGCCCATGGACCAGAAGTTGTCCTTCTCGCCCAGGCGGTAGATGCGCTCCAGCGGCACGCCGGCGACCTTCTGCCACAGGTCGGAGGCCTCGTCGTCGTCGGTGTAGACCGTGATGTAGAGCCTCTCGGGATCGAGCTTGAGCTCCTTGGTCAGAAACTCCCAGGCAAAGCCGATGGCCTGTTCCTTGAAATAGTCGCCGAAGGAGAAGTTGCCCAGCATCTCGAAGAACGTGAGGTGGCGCGCGGTGCGGCCCACGTTCTCCAGGTCGTTGTGCTTGCCGCCTACGCGCAGGCACTTCTGCGAGGTGGTGGCGCGCACGTAGTCCCGCTTTTCCTGCCCCAGGAAGAGCTTCTTGAACTGGACCATGCCGGCGTTGGTGAAGAGCAGGGTGGGGTCGTCCTTGGGAATAAGGGGGGCGGACTCCACCACGTTGTGGCCGTGCGACCTGAAGAATTCGAGGAACTTGGTTCGGATCTCGCCTGCAGTCAGATTGCTCATACGTTTGAAACGGGGCCTCGAAGGGCCCCTTTTGTTTGTGTCGCGCCTGCGCGCGTGTTCATATGGAACAACCGGAAACCGCGTTTCCGGAACTGTTGTGATCTGTCTAGCCTTCGGCCTTCTCGGTCTTCAGCTCCTCGGCCTCGGCCGGCGGGGTGGGCAGCGCATGGCCCAGGTGCTCCAGGAGCTTCTTTTCCACGGAATCGCGCAGTTCCGTGTTCTCCTGGAGGAAGACGCGCACGTTCTCCTTGCCCTGGCCCAGGCGCTCGGTGCCAAAGGCGTACCAGGCGCCACTCTTTTCTACCACGCCGTTGTCCACACCCAGGTCCAGCAACTCGCCTTCGCGGGAGATGCCGGTGCCGTAGAGGATGTCGAACAGGGCCTCGCGGAAGGGCGGGGCGACCTTGTTCTTGACCACCTTGACGCGCACGCGGGAGCCGTAGACCTCGTCCTTGTCCTTCAGGGTCTGGATCTTGCGGATGTCCAGGCGCACGGAGCAGTAGAACTTGAGGGCGTTGCCGCCGGTTGTGGTCTCCGGGCTGCCGTAGCCCATGGTGCCGATCTTCATGCGGGTCTGGTTGATGAAGACCACGGAGGTCTGGGACTTGTGGATGGTGCCGGTGAGCTTGCGCATGGCGTGGGACATGAGTCGGGCATGGCCGCCCACCTGGGTCTCGCCCATGTTGCCTTCCAGCTCGGCCTGGGGGATGAGCGCGGCCACGGAGTCCACGACCACCACATCCACGGCGGCGGAGCGCACGAGCATGTCCGCGATGTCCAGGGCCTGCTCGCCGTAGTCGGGCTGCGAAATGAGCAGCTCCTCGGTCTTCACGCCC from Oceanidesulfovibrio marinus includes:
- the alaS gene encoding alanine--tRNA ligase, with the protein product MSNLTAGEIRTKFLEFFRSHGHNVVESAPLIPKDDPTLLFTNAGMVQFKKLFLGQEKRDYVRATTSQKCLRVGGKHNDLENVGRTARHLTFFEMLGNFSFGDYFKEQAIGFAWEFLTKELKLDPERLYITVYTDDDEASDLWQKVAGVPLERIYRLGEKDNFWSMGDTGPCGPCSEIMYDQGEHVACGPDCGIGVCECDRFLEIWNLVFMQYDQLESGERVPLPRPSIDTGMGLERVAAVCQGVYSNFDINLFQDIMGYTAKLSGVAYNTAEETGTAHRVIADHSRSIAFMIADGILPSNEGRGYVLRRLIRRAFRFGRLLGLRDPFLHKTAFEVVRLMGDAFPDLVERKDFMEKVVREEEERFSLTLDKGLAMLNEELERIAEENGKREVSGEFSFKLYDTFGFPIDIVNDIAEKQGFTVDENGYNEHMASQRKRAKAAWKGSGEADLGSVFHTLLEQGVRSGFTGYESLAEKSRVIALLDESGARVEQLASGSKGYLVTESTPFYGESGGQLGDTGTVVTPGGRATVENALKPNPHLTAHVITVEDGEIAEGQEAELVVEEGPRLATARNHTTTHLLHAALRKVLGEHVKQAGSLVGPDRLRFDFTHIAALTPEEIAAVEREVNRAVLANAPVCTSVLSYEEAVARGAMALFGEKYEEEVRMVEVPNFSTELCGGTHLTSTGQAGPFVILSESGVAAGVRRIEAATGWNALDYYEQQRSAVHDVAGALKLRSAAPEDVVKRIRTLQDELKKLAKDNEKLAAKAASAKGGDIMDDLQDVNGVKLLAARVDAPNVKALRDIMDDVRSKLPSGVACLVTENDGKVPLILYVSKDLHDHFTAPQLIKPVAEKVGGSGGGRPDLAQAGGTDASGINAAFETLKTLVEG
- the recA gene encoding recombinase RecA; this encodes MAKKNADPQDLRAEALRTALSTIERKYGQGSVMKLSDDAHVAIPVIPTGSIGLDIALGVGGIPRGRVSEIYGPESSGKTTLALHIIAECQKRGGTAAFIDAEHALDVNYARRLGVKTEELLISQPDYGEQALDIADMLVRSAAVDVVVVDSVAALIPQAELEGNMGETQVGGHARLMSHAMRKLTGTIHKSQTSVVFINQTRMKIGTMGYGSPETTTGGNALKFYCSVRLDIRKIQTLKDKDEVYGSRVRVKVVKNKVAPPFREALFDILYGTGISREGELLDLGVDNGVVEKSGAWYAFGTERLGQGKENVRVFLQENTELRDSVEKKLLEHLGHALPTPPAEAEELKTEKAEG